From a region of the Helicobacter hepaticus ATCC 51449 genome:
- the pyrH gene encoding UMP kinase: MEYKRVLVKFSGEALSGNSGFGIDVKILEYIAGEIKSLVDNQIEVGIVIGGGNIIRGVSAAQGGIIRRTSGDYMGMLATVINAVAMQEALEYLGVDVRVQSALEIKEVCESYIYRRAIRHLEKGRVVVFGAGTGNPFFTTDSAATLRAVEIGADVIIKATKVDGVYDKDPHKFSDAKMLESISYDEALRDHIKVMDDTAIALAKDNKLPILVCNMFREGNLLDLLKYKKGICSIVK; this comes from the coding sequence ATGGAATATAAACGTGTTTTGGTAAAATTTTCAGGTGAGGCGTTATCAGGTAATAGCGGGTTTGGTATTGATGTAAAGATATTAGAATATATTGCAGGTGAGATAAAATCACTTGTAGATAATCAGATTGAAGTGGGCATAGTGATTGGTGGAGGCAATATCATAAGGGGTGTTTCAGCTGCACAGGGTGGCATTATCCGCCGCACAAGTGGGGACTATATGGGTATGCTAGCCACAGTGATTAATGCGGTGGCAATGCAAGAAGCTTTAGAATATTTGGGTGTAGATGTGCGTGTGCAAAGTGCTTTAGAGATTAAAGAAGTCTGCGAAAGTTATATTTATCGCCGTGCAATTAGGCATTTAGAAAAAGGACGGGTAGTAGTATTTGGTGCAGGCACCGGAAATCCTTTTTTTACTACTGATAGTGCAGCAACTTTGCGTGCAGTGGAGATTGGTGCTGATGTGATTATCAAAGCAACAAAGGTTGATGGTGTATATGATAAAGACCCGCATAAATTTTCTGATGCTAAAATGCTTGAAAGCATCAGTTATGATGAAGCACTAAGAGATCATATCAAGGTAATGGACGACACAGCCATTGCTCTTGCAAAAGACAATAAATTACCGATTTTAGTGTGCAATATGTTTAGAGAAGGTAATTTACTTGATTTGCTTAAATATAAAAAAGGCATTTGTTCTATTGTTAAATAA
- the ftsH gene encoding ATP-dependent zinc metalloprotease FtsH, translated as MENPNEKKPPFKQNPFLTFAIFVILTLLLFKLFSPNGDSFTERLMGGNITKEISYNELKELITRGEISAVNIGQTYIKAYSANTSPRILYTTKKVADLGLVPLLDEKKIEYSGFSEGSFLGDLVNMLLPIFIILALWMFLTARMQKSMGGGIFGMGNAKKLVNAEKPNVRFDDMAGNAEAKEEVVEIVDFLKYPERYAAVGAKIPRGVLLVGPPGTGKTLLAKAVAGEANVPFFSMSGSSFIEMFVGLGASRVRDLFEMAKKDAPSIIFIDEIDAIGKSRAAGSMVGGNDEREQTLNQLLAEMDGFGSESAPVIVLAATNRPEILDPALLRPGRFDRQVLVDKPDFEGRLEILKVHIKNVSLARDVDLHEIAKFTAGLAGADLANIINEAALLAGRENQKEVSQKHLKEAVERGIAGLEKKSRRISPKEKKIVAYHESGHAVVSEMTKGADRVNKVSIIPRGMAALGYTLHTPEENRYLMQKHELMAEVDVLLGGRAAEEVFLGEISTGASNDLERATGILKSMISYYGMTDVSGLMVLEKQRNTFLGGGNAQREFSEQLAQEIDTHIKNTLDERYSYVKQLLSDYQDAIENMVKELFEKEVIDGARVREIIQEYEMQNNIESRLIPLEEEEV; from the coding sequence ATGGAAAATCCTAATGAAAAAAAACCGCCTTTTAAGCAAAATCCTTTTCTTACTTTTGCTATTTTTGTGATTCTCACATTGCTTTTGTTTAAACTATTTTCGCCTAATGGTGATTCATTTACAGAGCGTTTGATGGGAGGAAATATTACAAAAGAAATTAGCTATAATGAGTTAAAAGAGCTTATTACTCGGGGTGAGATTAGTGCAGTAAATATTGGGCAGACTTACATTAAAGCATATTCTGCTAATACTTCGCCACGGATTCTTTATACTACAAAAAAAGTAGCAGATTTGGGACTCGTGCCTTTGCTTGATGAGAAGAAAATTGAATATAGTGGCTTTAGCGAAGGTAGCTTTTTGGGAGATTTAGTAAATATGCTCTTGCCTATTTTTATTATTCTAGCGCTTTGGATGTTTCTTACTGCGCGTATGCAAAAAAGTATGGGTGGAGGCATTTTTGGTATGGGCAATGCTAAAAAGCTTGTGAATGCGGAAAAGCCTAATGTGCGTTTTGATGATATGGCTGGAAATGCGGAAGCAAAGGAAGAAGTCGTAGAAATTGTAGATTTTCTTAAATATCCCGAACGTTATGCTGCAGTGGGAGCCAAGATTCCACGTGGTGTGCTTTTAGTTGGACCTCCGGGCACAGGTAAGACACTTCTTGCAAAAGCTGTGGCGGGTGAAGCGAATGTGCCATTTTTCTCTATGAGTGGAAGTAGTTTTATTGAAATGTTTGTAGGGCTTGGGGCTAGTCGTGTAAGAGATTTGTTTGAAATGGCAAAGAAAGATGCACCAAGTATTATTTTTATTGATGAAATTGATGCCATTGGAAAAAGTCGTGCAGCTGGAAGTATGGTTGGTGGCAATGATGAGCGTGAGCAAACGCTCAATCAATTACTTGCAGAAATGGACGGATTTGGTTCAGAATCCGCGCCTGTAATTGTGCTTGCTGCAACAAATCGTCCTGAAATCCTTGACCCTGCATTATTGCGCCCAGGGCGATTTGATAGACAGGTGCTTGTAGATAAGCCTGATTTTGAAGGGCGACTTGAAATTCTCAAAGTGCATATTAAAAATGTTTCTTTAGCGCGTGATGTGGATTTACACGAGATTGCAAAATTTACGGCTGGACTTGCGGGGGCAGATTTGGCAAATATCATTAATGAAGCCGCTTTGCTTGCTGGGAGAGAAAATCAAAAAGAAGTAAGTCAAAAACATCTTAAAGAAGCAGTAGAGCGAGGAATTGCAGGATTAGAAAAAAAATCAAGACGCATTTCTCCTAAAGAGAAAAAAATTGTTGCTTACCACGAGAGTGGGCACGCTGTGGTATCCGAGATGACAAAAGGTGCTGATAGAGTGAATAAAGTATCAATTATTCCAAGAGGTATGGCAGCTCTTGGTTATACGCTTCATACACCTGAAGAGAATCGCTATTTGATGCAAAAACACGAGCTTATGGCAGAGGTTGATGTACTTTTAGGTGGGCGTGCAGCCGAAGAAGTATTTTTAGGCGAGATTTCTACAGGCGCAAGCAATGATTTAGAACGTGCTACAGGGATTCTCAAATCAATGATTAGTTATTATGGTATGACAGATGTAAGCGGACTTATGGTGCTTGAAAAACAACGCAATACTTTCCTTGGTGGCGGCAATGCGCAAAGGGAATTTAGCGAACAGCTTGCTCAAGAAATTGATACCCATATTAAAAATACACTTGATGAACGATATAGTTATGTAAAGCAGCTTTTGAGTGATTATCAAGATGCGATTGAAAATATGGTCAAAGAGCTTTTTGAAAAGGAAGTCATTGATGGTGCGCGTGTGAGGGAGATTATTCAAGAATACGAAATGCAAAATAATATAGAATCTCGTCTTATTCCGCTTGAAGAAGAGGAAGTCTAA
- a CDS encoding nitronate monooxygenase, which yields MGLKPLKIGKHTIKYPIFQGGMGVGISWDRLAGNVSKEGALGIISAVGTGYYQKMQFVEKITHSKPFEAINFYSKHALNEIFKNARKICGNNPLGANILYAINEYGRVVRDACEAGANIIVTGAGLPTNMPEFTKNFPDVALVPIVSSAKALKIICRRWMDRYARIPDAVIVEGPLSGGHQGFSYEDCFKEEYQLENVLPQVVDEAKKWGNIPVIAAGGIWDRSDIDRMLSLGASGVQMGTRWLGSEECDAVAYRDLMPSVSKEDIELVKSPVGYPARAVKTGIFDRIAQGNAPKIRCVSNCVSPCHRGVEAKKVGYCIADSLGRGFMGDREQGLYFTGANGYRIQKIQPVREIIAELVQD from the coding sequence ATGGGATTAAAACCACTTAAAATAGGTAAGCACACGATAAAGTATCCAATTTTTCAAGGGGGTATGGGTGTGGGTATCAGCTGGGATAGGCTTGCTGGTAACGTTTCTAAAGAGGGTGCGCTTGGTATTATTAGTGCAGTAGGCACAGGATATTACCAAAAAATGCAATTTGTTGAAAAAATTACTCATTCCAAGCCTTTTGAAGCTATTAATTTTTATTCAAAACACGCACTCAATGAGATTTTTAAGAATGCACGTAAAATTTGTGGGAATAATCCGCTTGGGGCAAATATTCTTTATGCAATTAATGAATATGGACGAGTAGTGCGGGATGCGTGTGAAGCTGGAGCAAATATCATTGTAACAGGTGCGGGATTGCCTACTAATATGCCTGAATTTACTAAAAATTTTCCTGATGTAGCACTTGTGCCTATTGTATCTTCAGCTAAGGCATTAAAGATTATTTGTAGGCGTTGGATGGATAGATATGCAAGAATCCCTGATGCAGTAATAGTAGAGGGACCACTTAGTGGCGGGCATCAGGGCTTTAGCTATGAGGATTGTTTTAAAGAAGAATATCAGCTTGAGAATGTTCTTCCTCAAGTAGTTGATGAAGCAAAAAAATGGGGGAATATTCCTGTTATAGCTGCTGGAGGCATTTGGGATAGAAGTGATATTGATAGAATGCTTTCTTTGGGTGCAAGCGGAGTTCAAATGGGGACAAGATGGCTTGGCTCTGAAGAATGTGATGCGGTAGCTTATCGTGATTTAATGCCTTCTGTATCTAAAGAAGATATTGAGCTTGTTAAATCTCCGGTGGGCTATCCTGCACGCGCAGTTAAGACAGGAATTTTTGATAGAATCGCACAAGGTAACGCGCCAAAAATTCGTTGTGTGAGTAATTGTGTTTCACCTTGTCATAGAGGTGTGGAGGCAAAAAAAGTAGGTTATTGCATTGCGGATTCTTTGGGGCGTGGATTTATGGGTGATAGGGAGCAGGGATTATATTTTACAGGGGCAAATGGATATAGAATCCAAAAAATTCAACCCGTGAGAGAAATTATTGCTGAATTAGTCCAAGATTAG
- a CDS encoding 50S ribosomal protein L11 methyltransferase, translated as MDKQTYWEIIIHPSDFLDQFTDFIIQKTSCAIEFFDILPTPSHFAIIYDDASWQSVLGFDILKAKKSKQPTQIVSRIASNEINIQDFLESLQHFALMLAQNTQDSVGFCYHIEEKFNYDWIKAYQDSIEPVQCGRFYIRPSWEQEVKESYDEIIINPAFAFGSGHHASTAMCLEFLSEMNIQGKTLLDVGCGSGILSIASCKLGAQVYACDTDENAIKECNKNILLNGVMLNALWQGSIADSPMGAPQKYDVIVANIVAFIVKVLHNDFRTKLAKNGVLILSGILDEYKFDIIKAFNDFDMLDTCCKDGWVALKLTL; from the coding sequence TTGGATAAACAAACATATTGGGAAATTATTATCCACCCAAGTGATTTTTTAGACCAGTTTACTGATTTTATTATTCAAAAGACTTCTTGTGCAATTGAATTTTTTGATATACTACCCACACCATCTCATTTTGCTATTATTTATGATGATGCTTCTTGGCAAAGCGTTTTAGGTTTTGATATTCTTAAAGCTAAAAAAAGCAAGCAACCTACGCAAATTGTCAGTCGCATTGCCTCAAATGAAATAAATATACAAGATTTCTTAGAATCTTTACAACATTTTGCGTTGATGCTTGCTCAAAACACACAAGATTCTGTAGGATTTTGCTATCATATTGAAGAAAAGTTTAATTATGATTGGATAAAAGCATATCAAGATTCTATTGAGCCTGTGCAATGCGGAAGATTCTATATTCGTCCCTCTTGGGAGCAGGAGGTAAAAGAATCTTATGATGAAATCATCATTAATCCTGCATTTGCTTTTGGTTCTGGGCATCACGCAAGCACTGCAATGTGTTTAGAATTTTTAAGCGAAATGAATATACAAGGCAAAACACTTCTTGATGTGGGTTGTGGCAGTGGCATTTTGAGCATAGCTTCTTGCAAGCTTGGTGCGCAGGTATATGCTTGTGATACTGATGAAAATGCTATAAAAGAATGTAATAAAAATATTTTACTCAATGGAGTTATGCTCAATGCACTTTGGCAGGGAAGTATTGCCGACTCTCCTATGGGTGCCCCACAAAAGTATGATGTGATTGTGGCTAATATTGTTGCTTTTATTGTGAAAGTTTTACACAATGATTTTAGGACAAAACTTGCAAAAAATGGAGTTTTAATTCTTTCTGGGATACTTGATGAATATAAATTTGATATAATAAAGGCATTTAATGATTTTGATATGCTAGATACTTGTTGTAAAGATGGGTGGGTAGCTTTGAAATTGACTTTGTAA
- a CDS encoding RelA/SpoT family protein, whose amino-acid sequence MDFFTQLAQINSIESAVAKLHSLTQVTPKVQKAIDVATLAHEGQLRKSGIPYVVHPLCVACIVAFYGGDETMLCAALLHDVVEDTLCSLEDVQREFDWDVGHLVDALTKIVEIRNEELSSNFNEKLAASALSFRKMLLASIKDIRALVIKISDRMHNMLTLDALPPHKQKRIAEETLMVYAPIAHRLGIASLKSELEDRSFFYIFPQDYKKIEQYIKDNSQSITLKLNEFTQKISMILLQNGFNEKDFTIKSRVKRYYSIFLKMQRKGVSIDEILDLLAVRIIVPTSLECYKVLGLLHLQLKPVVSRLKDYIAIPKENGYQTIHTTIFEGANIYEVQIRTFDMHKSAQYGVAAHWKYKSGGREPNLEWLNNLQYQNDTIEEFYELAKNDLYKEDMVVFSPTGDIYNLPVGAVALDFAYAVHSDIGDNAKVALVNHQKVSLLQPLKNGDIVRIIVATDNKEIRPRCTWIDAVKTSRAKNHMKIQCQNKLREIDKKAALNILKTIFDSSQDTILAYLKENKLDSHIYRAAYDLIFLKEVKNSIRGNFAREANFLGKIKINMLKFKTLVFDNIVLQTNRNISEAIFDFCCHPKFGDEILAIKTAQKAYIHHKMCERAIREMEQGSEMLFVQWANEQKDTYKMIVALENQKGALARLCGLCAKLDCNIVSVEYDTLKQQFSTYCEICFESKTRDIKTLREIFNKKYKIIELSSLKDAYLS is encoded by the coding sequence TTGGATTTTTTTACCCAACTCGCCCAAATTAATTCTATAGAATCTGCTGTTGCTAAGCTTCATTCACTTACACAAGTTACGCCTAAAGTGCAAAAAGCTATTGATGTGGCAACTCTCGCACACGAAGGACAACTTCGTAAAAGTGGTATCCCTTATGTGGTTCATCCTTTATGTGTAGCTTGTATAGTGGCATTTTATGGTGGCGATGAGACGATGCTATGTGCTGCGCTTTTGCACGATGTAGTAGAAGATACATTATGCTCACTTGAAGATGTCCAACGTGAGTTTGATTGGGACGTAGGACATTTGGTTGATGCGCTTACAAAGATTGTAGAGATTCGTAACGAAGAGTTAAGTAGCAATTTTAATGAAAAACTTGCTGCGTCTGCGTTAAGCTTCCGCAAAATGCTCCTTGCCTCAATTAAAGATATTCGTGCACTTGTAATTAAAATAAGCGATAGAATGCACAATATGCTTACCCTTGATGCTCTTCCACCACATAAGCAAAAACGTATCGCAGAAGAAACGCTTATGGTATATGCACCTATTGCCCATCGTTTGGGTATTGCCTCACTTAAAAGTGAGTTAGAAGATAGAAGTTTTTTTTATATTTTTCCTCAAGATTACAAAAAAATTGAGCAATATATCAAGGATAATAGCCAATCTATCACGCTCAAACTCAATGAATTTACCCAAAAAATTTCTATGATTTTATTGCAAAATGGTTTTAATGAAAAAGATTTCACTATCAAATCTCGCGTAAAACGTTATTATTCAATTTTTCTTAAAATGCAGCGCAAAGGGGTAAGCATTGATGAAATTTTGGATTTGTTAGCTGTGCGCATTATTGTGCCGACAAGCCTTGAATGTTATAAGGTTCTTGGACTTTTGCATTTGCAGTTAAAACCTGTTGTTTCGCGCCTTAAAGATTATATTGCAATCCCTAAGGAAAATGGTTATCAGACTATACACACGACTATTTTTGAAGGAGCAAATATTTATGAAGTGCAAATTCGCACTTTTGATATGCACAAATCTGCTCAATATGGTGTAGCAGCACATTGGAAATATAAAAGTGGCGGAAGAGAACCAAACCTTGAATGGCTCAATAATTTACAATATCAAAATGATACTATTGAGGAATTTTATGAACTTGCAAAAAATGATTTATACAAGGAAGATATGGTTGTATTTTCACCTACGGGAGATATTTATAATCTTCCTGTGGGTGCAGTGGCACTTGATTTTGCCTATGCAGTGCATAGTGATATAGGTGATAATGCTAAAGTAGCTTTGGTAAATCATCAAAAAGTCTCTTTGCTTCAACCACTCAAAAATGGCGATATTGTGCGCATTATTGTTGCCACAGATAATAAAGAGATTCGTCCTCGTTGCACTTGGATTGACGCTGTCAAAACTTCAAGAGCCAAAAATCATATGAAAATTCAATGCCAAAATAAGCTTAGAGAAATTGATAAAAAAGCAGCACTTAATATTTTAAAAACGATTTTTGATAGCTCCCAAGACACAATTTTAGCTTATTTAAAGGAAAATAAGTTAGATTCTCATATTTATCGTGCTGCGTATGATTTGATATTTTTAAAAGAAGTAAAAAATAGCATTAGGGGTAATTTTGCACGAGAGGCAAACTTTTTGGGGAAAATTAAAATTAATATGTTGAAATTTAAAACTCTTGTTTTTGATAATATTGTTTTGCAAACTAATCGTAATATTAGTGAAGCAATATTTGATTTTTGCTGCCACCCTAAATTTGGTGATGAGATTCTTGCCATTAAAACTGCACAAAAAGCTTATATTCATCATAAAATGTGTGAGAGAGCGATTAGGGAAATGGAGCAAGGAAGTGAGATGCTTTTTGTGCAATGGGCAAATGAGCAAAAAGATACTTATAAAATGATTGTTGCCCTTGAAAATCAAAAAGGAGCATTGGCGCGTTTGTGTGGATTATGTGCTAAGCTTGATTGCAATATTGTAAGTGTAGAGTATGATACATTAAAGCAGCAGTTTTCAACTTATTGTGAGATTTGTTTTGAGAGTAAAACACGTGATATTAAAACATTAAGAGAGATATTTAATAAAAAGTATAAAATTATTGAATTAAGTAGCCTTAAAGATGCGTATTTAAGCTAG
- a CDS encoding DNA-directed RNA polymerase subunit omega, with protein MDTLRTEEIAAKALKRVHNDRYLLASLIFERVKELGEGAKPLVDMDVKTYKLPDIAMREIAEGKVELTSIEDRE; from the coding sequence ATGGATACATTACGAACAGAGGAAATTGCAGCAAAAGCTCTTAAAAGAGTGCATAATGATAGATATTTGCTTGCAAGTTTAATTTTTGAACGTGTTAAAGAACTTGGAGAAGGGGCGAAGCCACTTGTAGATATGGATGTTAAGACATATAAATTGCCTGATATTGCTATGCGCGAAATTGCTGAAGGAAAAGTAGAGCTAACTTCCATTGAGGATAGGGAATAG
- a CDS encoding chemotaxis response regulator CheY encodes MKLLVVDDSSTMRRIIKNTLQRLGYEDILEAEHGVEAWQIMDTTEGIQVLITDWNMPEMNGLDLVKKVRSDERYTSIPIIMVTTEGGKAEVITALKAGVNNYIVKPFTPQVLKEKLEVVLGVNED; translated from the coding sequence TTGAAACTGCTAGTTGTTGATGATAGCTCCACAATGAGAAGAATTATAAAGAATACCCTCCAACGCTTAGGATATGAGGATATTTTAGAAGCCGAACATGGTGTAGAAGCTTGGCAGATTATGGATACCACTGAAGGCATACAAGTGCTTATTACGGATTGGAATATGCCTGAAATGAATGGTTTAGATTTGGTTAAAAAAGTGCGCTCTGATGAGCGATATACATCTATTCCTATCATAATGGTTACAACTGAGGGTGGTAAAGCAGAAGTTATTACTGCACTTAAAGCAGGAGTTAATAATTACATTGTGAAGCCTTTTACACCTCAAGTCCTCAAAGAAAAACTAGAAGTTGTATTAGGCGTGAATGAGGACTAG
- a CDS encoding N-acetylmuramoyl-L-alanine amidase family protein, which translates to MLRILAILFLTIVYVWGEYRIVKMVPFGDGNLKIVFDQDIAQLQWQTKELQSNKSFIDFEANLTIPRRNFIFKDNSTLQVAQNTPKIVRIVINIQPKSTFDIIKEKENLYILIKPAQQEDKKPPQKPMPLDSKNTPKPSQTKENKISQDTQMPKTTNKNHKINTGKKIVVDAGHGGKDCGTKSVEGICEKMIVLEVAKILSQELKSRGYLVHMTRNTDIYIDLRKRTEFANAKSADLFVSVHANSMPKDSPKTPSGVETYFLSPARSERAEQVAKAENQGDIETMSHFATKSFLNTISAFHLVASHKLAIEIQSGILNQVREKHNTHDGAVREGPFWVLAGALMPSVLIEIGYASHKDEGKLIAKKDYQKLIAKGIADGIDGYFLRNY; encoded by the coding sequence ATGTTGCGTATTTTAGCAATTTTATTCCTTACAATAGTGTATGTGTGGGGAGAATATCGCATAGTAAAAATGGTGCCTTTTGGTGATGGGAATCTTAAAATTGTTTTTGACCAAGATATTGCACAACTTCAGTGGCAGACTAAAGAACTTCAAAGCAATAAGAGTTTTATAGATTTTGAAGCAAATCTTACAATTCCTCGCCGTAACTTTATTTTTAAAGACAATTCTACATTGCAAGTAGCGCAAAATACGCCAAAGATTGTGCGTATTGTAATTAATATACAGCCCAAATCAACTTTTGATATTATCAAAGAAAAAGAGAATCTCTATATTTTGATAAAACCTGCTCAACAAGAAGATAAAAAACCTCCACAAAAGCCAATGCCACTAGATTCTAAAAATACTCCAAAACCTTCCCAAACAAAAGAAAATAAAATATCTCAAGACACGCAGATGCCAAAAACTACAAATAAGAATCATAAAATAAATACAGGAAAAAAGATTGTTGTTGATGCTGGACACGGAGGGAAGGATTGTGGCACAAAAAGTGTAGAGGGCATATGTGAGAAAATGATTGTGCTTGAAGTGGCGAAGATCCTTTCCCAAGAGCTTAAAAGTCGTGGTTATTTAGTGCATATGACGCGCAATACTGATATATATATTGATTTACGAAAACGCACGGAATTTGCCAATGCCAAAAGTGCAGATTTATTTGTCTCTGTGCATGCAAATTCAATGCCCAAAGATTCTCCTAAAACACCAAGTGGTGTAGAAACTTATTTCCTTTCACCTGCACGGAGTGAGCGCGCTGAACAAGTGGCAAAAGCCGAAAACCAAGGAGATATTGAAACAATGAGTCATTTTGCGACAAAATCTTTTTTAAATACCATTAGTGCCTTTCATCTTGTCGCTTCACATAAACTAGCTATCGAGATTCAATCAGGCATACTTAATCAGGTGAGAGAAAAGCACAATACACACGATGGAGCAGTAAGGGAGGGTCCATTCTGGGTTTTAGCCGGGGCACTTATGCCTTCTGTATTAATAGAAATTGGTTATGCTTCACATAAAGACGAAGGTAAATTGATTGCTAAAAAGGATTACCAAAAGCTTATTGCTAAGGGTATAGCTGATGGTATAGATGGATATTTTTTAAGAAATTATTAG
- the hisA gene encoding 1-(5-phosphoribosyl)-5-[(5-phosphoribosylamino)methylideneamino]imidazole-4-carboxamide isomerase: protein MALDIYPAIDLKEGKAVRLFKGDMQSATIYGEALEFAKMFEDMGAKWLHIVDLDGAFAGIPQNLKYIEEILRTTHLQIQIGGGIRNEERIRLYMDLGVSRVILGSIAIKNWEFVKTMAHSYPIAVGIDAREGKVAVQGWAKESDICSSVLAEKFAGSEVQAIICTDINRDGALSGINVSFTQDIACRSGIYTIASGGFASSNELEILDENPYISGVIIGKAFYEGKINLKEALALFENKKVKI, encoded by the coding sequence ATGGCACTTGATATTTATCCTGCGATTGATTTAAAAGAAGGCAAAGCAGTGAGGCTTTTTAAGGGTGATATGCAGAGTGCTACAATTTATGGTGAGGCGTTGGAGTTTGCTAAGATGTTTGAAGATATGGGTGCAAAATGGTTGCATATTGTTGATTTAGATGGCGCATTTGCAGGTATTCCACAGAATCTAAAATATATTGAGGAGATTTTGCGCACGACACATTTGCAAATACAAATTGGCGGAGGCATACGCAATGAAGAGCGCATCAGGCTTTATATGGATTTAGGAGTAAGTAGAGTTATCCTTGGCTCAATCGCGATAAAAAATTGGGAATTTGTCAAAACAATGGCGCATTCTTATCCTATTGCAGTGGGTATTGATGCACGAGAGGGTAAGGTTGCTGTGCAAGGCTGGGCTAAAGAAAGTGATATATGTTCAAGTGTGTTGGCTGAAAAATTTGCAGGAAGTGAAGTGCAAGCTATTATATGCACTGATATTAATCGTGATGGTGCATTAAGTGGTATTAATGTATCATTTACGCAAGATATTGCGTGTCGCAGCGGTATTTATACGATTGCAAGTGGTGGTTTTGCTTCATCAAATGAGCTTGAAATTTTAGATGAGAACCCTTATATTAGCGGCGTAATCATAGGAAAAGCATTTTATGAAGGAAAAATAAATCTTAAAGAAGCGTTAGCATTGTTTGAAAATAAGAAAGTAAAAATTTGA
- the tyrS gene encoding tyrosine--tRNA ligase codes for MKIKQAMQEISRGCVEFIGEEYIRDLVERFYNTGERFCVKAGFDPTAPDLHLGHTVLLQKLATFQRYGGDVKFLIGDFTATIGDPSGKSETRKPLSAEQVKANALTYKEQVFKVLDPQYTQICFNSKWLNELGALGLITLTSHFSVARMLERDDFTKRYNNNQSISIVEFIYPLLQGYDSVALNCDIELGGNDQKFNLLVGRSLQRAYKLNKEQSVMTLPLLEGLDGVHKMSKSLNNYIGVTESANTMYAKILSINDEMMWRYYELLSSLSLQEIVMLKEQVNTGNAHPKAVKEQLALEITTRYHNIDLAKQAKIAFDNVFSKDEIPTDLAVFTCNEGEWIARVLVIAGLCESTSQARRDIRAGALKINKEKIMNEELKLSVGEYIVQIGKRRFAKVIIS; via the coding sequence GTGAAAATAAAACAAGCAATGCAAGAGATTTCACGTGGTTGTGTGGAGTTTATAGGGGAGGAATATATTCGCGATTTAGTGGAGAGATTCTATAATACAGGAGAGCGTTTTTGTGTCAAAGCAGGATTTGACCCTACTGCACCCGATTTGCATTTAGGACATACGGTGCTTTTGCAAAAACTTGCTACATTTCAACGATATGGTGGCGATGTAAAATTTCTTATTGGTGATTTTACTGCTACTATAGGAGACCCAAGCGGAAAAAGTGAAACACGAAAGCCTTTAAGTGCAGAACAAGTAAAGGCAAATGCCCTTACTTACAAAGAGCAAGTATTTAAAGTGCTTGACCCTCAATATACGCAGATATGTTTTAATTCCAAATGGCTCAATGAACTGGGTGCGCTTGGACTTATTACACTTACTTCGCATTTTTCTGTGGCGCGTATGCTTGAACGTGATGATTTTACTAAACGTTATAATAATAATCAATCCATTTCCATAGTAGAATTTATATATCCGCTTTTGCAAGGTTATGATTCGGTTGCTTTAAATTGTGATATTGAATTAGGTGGTAATGACCAAAAGTTTAATCTTTTAGTTGGGCGAAGTTTGCAGAGGGCTTATAAACTTAATAAAGAGCAATCAGTAATGACACTGCCACTTTTAGAAGGGCTTGATGGAGTGCATAAGATGAGCAAATCACTTAATAATTATATTGGTGTTACAGAATCTGCCAATACAATGTATGCTAAGATTCTAAGCATTAACGATGAGATGATGTGGCGATATTATGAGTTACTTTCATCATTGTCATTACAAGAGATTGTTATGCTTAAAGAGCAAGTAAATACGGGGAATGCTCACCCTAAAGCTGTGAAAGAACAACTTGCTTTAGAAATTACTACACGTTATCATAACATTGATTTAGCAAAACAAGCTAAAATAGCATTTGACAATGTGTTTAGCAAAGATGAGATACCTACGGATTTAGCTGTATTTACTTGCAATGAAGGTGAATGGATAGCTAGAGTGCTTGTAATTGCGGGGCTTTGTGAATCTACTTCACAGGCGCGGAGGGATATTCGTGCAGGGGCATTGAAAATTAACAAAGAAAAGATAATGAATGAAGAATTGAAGTTATCAGTGGGTGAATATATTGTTCAAATTGGCAAAAGACGTTTTGCAAAAGTGATTATATCGTAA